Proteins from a single region of Eublepharis macularius isolate TG4126 chromosome 9, MPM_Emac_v1.0, whole genome shotgun sequence:
- the LOC129335440 gene encoding ubiquinol-cytochrome-c reductase complex assembly factor 6, translated as MPAGVSWPRYLKMFTASMLAMFAGAEVVHRYYRPDLTIPEIPPKPGELRTELLGLKKGNDKAQPSQQ; from the exons ATGCCTGCAGGAGTGTCTTGGCCTCGCTACCTGAAAATGTTCACTGCAAGTATGTTAGCTATGTTTGCTGGTGCAGAAGTTGTCCATAGGTATTACAGGCCTGATCTT aCAATACCTGAAATTCCTCCCAAACCTGGAGAACTCAGAACAGAACTTTTAGGTCTAAAAAAAGGAAATGACAAAGCTCAGCCTTCGCAACAGTGA